The proteins below are encoded in one region of Nitrospira sp.:
- a CDS encoding phosphatase produces MAQVLPLRGVLFNADVVGNVRDVVAPPYDVIDAEGQKEFYARHKNNVIRLELAMDQPGDNERNNRYTRAAQTLRTWMADGVLSRDAKPAFYLYTIRYQMPDGSGGTVHKTLTGFMGNFRLAELDSGEIYPHENTRAAAKTDRLRVLESCRANFSPIWSLYSDPDGGVVATLQKAAAAAAPRMKFQDDAGFEQTLWAIDDPATVEAITDLMRFKPLFIADGHHRYETALNYQRQRRQTAESKQGVHSYDHVLMLLTSLEDPGLTVLPTHRILTTKVPDAAGLKALLEPAFEIVPMPIQGMDQETARRTFFRKLHERGRTQPCFGLAARGLDQFWLLALRPSHQLPPTASPRDRLDVSILQQQIIAKLCTTQQELEAIVYTKDEHEALDWVAKGTGEAALLWNATKVDEVQAVATAGERMPHKSTYFFPKPLTGLVLHVMEDTP; encoded by the coding sequence ATGGCTCAGGTGCTTCCGCTTCGTGGTGTCTTGTTCAATGCCGACGTCGTGGGGAACGTGCGAGATGTCGTGGCACCCCCCTACGACGTGATCGATGCCGAGGGACAAAAGGAGTTCTATGCCCGCCATAAGAACAACGTCATTCGGCTGGAGTTGGCCATGGACCAGCCCGGAGACAACGAACGCAACAATCGGTACACCCGCGCTGCCCAAACGTTGCGCACGTGGATGGCCGACGGGGTCCTCTCGCGCGACGCCAAGCCCGCCTTCTATTTGTACACCATTCGGTATCAGATGCCGGACGGAAGCGGCGGCACCGTGCACAAGACGTTGACCGGATTCATGGGCAATTTCCGTCTCGCCGAGCTCGACTCCGGCGAAATCTACCCGCACGAGAACACACGGGCCGCGGCCAAGACCGACCGCCTGCGTGTGCTGGAATCCTGCCGCGCGAATTTCAGCCCGATTTGGTCGCTGTATTCGGACCCGGACGGGGGCGTGGTGGCGACCTTGCAAAAGGCGGCAGCCGCTGCCGCGCCACGAATGAAGTTCCAGGACGACGCGGGATTCGAACAGACGCTCTGGGCCATCGATGACCCGGCCACCGTGGAGGCCATCACGGATCTGATGCGCTTCAAGCCCCTGTTTATCGCCGACGGGCATCACCGGTACGAAACGGCGCTCAATTATCAACGGCAGCGGCGTCAGACCGCGGAATCGAAACAGGGCGTTCACTCCTACGATCACGTGTTGATGCTGCTCACGAGCCTCGAGGACCCGGGCTTGACCGTGCTCCCCACGCATCGCATCCTCACCACAAAGGTGCCGGACGCCGCCGGCCTGAAAGCGTTACTCGAGCCGGCCTTCGAGATCGTCCCGATGCCGATTCAGGGCATGGACCAGGAAACGGCGCGCCGGACGTTCTTCCGGAAGTTGCATGAGCGAGGCCGGACGCAGCCCTGTTTCGGCCTGGCGGCCCGTGGTCTCGACCAGTTCTGGCTGCTGGCCTTGCGACCAAGCCACCAGCTGCCGCCGACGGCATCCCCGCGCGACCGTCTCGACGTCTCGATCCTCCAGCAACAGATCATCGCCAAACTCTGTACGACGCAACAGGAGCTGGAAGCGATCGTCTACACCAAGGACGAGCACGAAGCACTGGACTGGGTCGCCAAAGGCACGGGCGAAGCCGCGCTCCTCTGGAACGCCACCAAAGTCGACGAAGTGCAGGCGGTGGCTACGGCCGGCGAGCGGATGCCGCACAAGTCGACCTACTTTTTCCCGAAGCCGTTGACCGGCTTGGTCCTGCACGTGATGGAGGACACCCCGTGA
- a CDS encoding acetoacetate metabolism regulatory protein AtoC, with translation MRPKILVVDDDPDISMMLQDRLEALQYNVVIARDGRRALELIEQEAPNLVLLDVELPQLSGIDVLHRLGQAKTGGTAENGIRPGDLEPPVIVMTAHGTISIAVDAIKHGAYDFLTKPLDKDHLTIVIQKALERESLRRQVAVLQADVDSRYAKIVGTSSKLRSIIDGAKRAANSDASILLLGESGTGKELFARSIHQWSPRRMMPMVVINCVALTETLLENELFGHERGAFTGADRLHKGKIEMADGGTVFLDEIGDMSLPLQAKLLRVLQDREFQRVGGTKNISVNIRVVAATNKDLRQTVKSGQFREDLYFRLNVINFTLPPLRERLDDIAPLSEFFLRRHGLESKRPGVSLSPAAMEAMSRYQWPGNIRELDNTLARAVVLSPTDRIEPDSLGLSSVDLQAAPAPSTTASGRALPYHESMEEHSRTLILNALRAAGGNQTKAAEQLHLQRTYLARLIRQKNLDTAVTEDSLT, from the coding sequence GTGAGACCGAAAATCCTGGTCGTCGACGACGATCCCGACATCTCGATGATGTTGCAGGACCGTCTTGAGGCGCTCCAGTACAACGTCGTCATCGCTCGAGACGGTCGACGGGCACTGGAGCTCATCGAGCAAGAAGCGCCCAATTTGGTCTTGCTGGATGTGGAGTTGCCCCAACTGTCGGGCATCGACGTCCTGCACCGGCTCGGACAAGCGAAGACCGGCGGCACCGCCGAAAACGGTATCCGCCCCGGTGATCTCGAGCCTCCGGTCATCGTCATGACCGCGCACGGCACGATTTCCATCGCGGTGGACGCGATCAAACACGGGGCCTACGATTTTTTGACGAAGCCGCTGGACAAGGACCATCTGACGATCGTTATCCAGAAAGCACTGGAACGGGAATCCCTCCGCCGGCAGGTCGCCGTGCTGCAAGCCGACGTCGACAGTCGCTACGCAAAGATCGTCGGCACGAGCTCGAAATTGCGATCGATCATCGACGGCGCCAAGCGCGCGGCCAATTCTGACGCCAGCATCCTGTTGCTGGGCGAAAGCGGCACGGGGAAGGAACTCTTCGCGCGTTCCATCCACCAATGGAGTCCGCGGCGGATGATGCCGATGGTCGTGATCAACTGCGTGGCGCTGACCGAAACCCTGCTGGAAAACGAGCTCTTCGGTCATGAACGGGGAGCATTTACCGGAGCGGATCGCCTGCATAAGGGCAAAATTGAAATGGCCGACGGCGGGACCGTCTTCCTCGATGAAATCGGCGACATGTCCTTGCCTCTGCAGGCCAAATTGCTCCGCGTGCTCCAGGATCGGGAGTTTCAGCGTGTCGGGGGAACCAAGAACATCTCGGTCAACATCCGCGTGGTGGCCGCAACGAACAAGGATCTTCGGCAGACCGTCAAGTCCGGACAGTTCCGAGAAGACCTCTATTTTCGTCTCAACGTCATCAATTTTACGTTGCCGCCCCTGCGGGAGCGCCTGGACGACATTGCCCCGTTGTCCGAGTTTTTCCTGCGGCGCCACGGTCTGGAGTCCAAACGGCCCGGTGTCTCCCTCAGTCCCGCCGCGATGGAGGCGATGAGCCGCTACCAATGGCCTGGGAATATCCGGGAGCTGGACAACACGCTCGCTCGGGCAGTCGTGCTCAGTCCGACGGATCGCATCGAGCCCGATTCGTTGGGCCTGAGCAGTGTCGATCTGCAGGCCGCTCCTGCTCCCTCGACCACCGCGTCGGGCCGGGCACTCCCGTACCACGAGTCCATGGAGGAGCATAGCCGCACGCTGATCTTGAATGCGTTGAGGGCGGCGGGAGGGAATCAAACCAAGGCTGCGGAGCAGCTACACCTGCAGCGCACCTACCTGGCGCGGCTGATCCGGCAGAAAAATCTGGATACGGCCGTCACCGAGGACAGCCTCACCTGA
- a CDS encoding nucleoside-diphosphate-sugar pyrophosphorylase, producing MKAMILAAGLGTRLRPLTNTMPKPLLPVGGTPLILWNLLLLRRHKFRDVVINLHHLGPMIEHALGDGHRFGLRITYSREPVVLGTGGALKQVESQFSGQPMLVMNGDTLIEIDLEELADLHLSRKPVATMVLREDPEAGRWGLVEIDEAHRIQRINGNGRINPSGHVPRMFAGVHILHPRLLRRLPPAGKPSNIIDAYVQALHDEETLLGYDAQGYWSDVGTPERYAQAERDVLDGRLRLADRQQPAGSEPASIPQDRRVAS from the coding sequence ATGAAGGCCATGATCCTTGCAGCGGGGTTAGGCACGCGCCTGCGCCCGCTCACCAACACCATGCCCAAGCCGCTGCTGCCGGTGGGTGGGACACCGCTCATTTTGTGGAACTTACTGCTGCTCCGGCGCCATAAGTTTCGCGACGTGGTGATCAATCTCCATCACTTGGGCCCCATGATCGAGCACGCGCTGGGCGACGGTCACCGCTTCGGCCTCCGCATTACGTATTCTCGCGAGCCGGTCGTTTTGGGAACAGGCGGCGCGCTCAAGCAGGTCGAATCCCAATTCAGCGGACAGCCGATGCTCGTCATGAACGGCGATACACTGATCGAGATCGACCTGGAAGAGTTAGCGGATCTCCACCTGTCCCGGAAACCGGTGGCGACGATGGTCTTGCGGGAGGATCCCGAGGCCGGCCGGTGGGGGTTGGTGGAAATCGACGAGGCGCACCGCATTCAGCGCATCAACGGAAACGGGCGCATCAATCCGTCTGGTCACGTGCCCCGCATGTTCGCAGGTGTCCATATTCTGCATCCGCGTCTTTTGCGGCGACTGCCCCCGGCGGGAAAACCGTCGAACATCATCGACGCCTATGTCCAGGCGTTGCACGACGAGGAAACGCTGCTGGGGTATGATGCCCAGGGCTATTGGTCGGATGTGGGCACGCCGGAACGGTACGCGCAGGCCGAGCGCGACGTGCTGGATGGGCGGCTTCGCCTGGCTGACCGGCAACAGCCGGCCGGCAGTGAGCCCGCATCGATCCCACAGGATCGACGCGTGGCTTCGTAA
- a CDS encoding aminoglycoside phosphotransferase, with protein sequence MATANPAVPTAPLAPPSPTLIAETIRNHIRTAGQMTELAPLAGDASNRRYFRIHLQGGSIPSLVLMQLAEPEAFKQSEEAVSGAAVTVDELPFTNILTHLSSFHLPVPKLHYYDREAGLLYLEDFGDVTLLEACVQADPGRIAALYKQAVDSLVLIQAKATAPANTDCVAFHRTFDVPLLMWEFDHFLEYGIVARQGRPMCADDMVPIRNEFRRIAEMMAAQPHVFVHRDYHSRNLMVDGSRIGIIDFQDALMGPAAYDLASLLRDAYIALDEPLVDELIAHYLEGLARHGLRVEPTAYRRVFDLTSMQRNLKAAGRFVYIERVKHNPKFLADIPRVLGYVRSNLARYPELATLRQHLTPYVPELQ encoded by the coding sequence ATGGCCACCGCCAATCCTGCCGTTCCGACGGCGCCGCTTGCGCCGCCTAGTCCCACGCTGATAGCCGAGACGATCCGGAACCACATTCGTACCGCCGGCCAGATGACGGAACTCGCTCCGCTGGCGGGGGACGCCTCCAATCGCCGGTATTTTCGGATCCACCTGCAGGGCGGATCGATACCGTCGCTCGTCCTGATGCAGTTGGCGGAGCCTGAGGCTTTCAAACAGTCGGAAGAAGCCGTGAGCGGTGCGGCGGTCACGGTGGATGAACTGCCCTTTACGAATATTCTGACGCACTTATCGTCGTTCCATCTGCCCGTTCCGAAACTCCACTACTACGACCGCGAAGCGGGCTTGCTGTATCTGGAAGATTTTGGCGATGTGACCTTGTTGGAAGCTTGCGTTCAGGCGGATCCTGGACGCATCGCCGCACTGTATAAGCAGGCCGTCGACAGTTTGGTGCTCATCCAAGCGAAGGCGACCGCGCCGGCCAATACCGATTGCGTGGCCTTCCACCGAACATTCGACGTCCCGCTGCTGATGTGGGAGTTCGATCATTTTTTGGAATACGGGATCGTGGCGAGGCAGGGGAGGCCGATGTGTGCGGACGACATGGTGCCGATCCGGAACGAATTTCGCCGAATTGCCGAGATGATGGCGGCTCAGCCTCACGTCTTCGTACATCGTGATTATCATTCGCGCAACCTGATGGTCGATGGCAGCCGGATCGGCATCATCGATTTTCAGGACGCGCTGATGGGACCGGCCGCGTACGACTTAGCGTCACTCCTGCGTGATGCGTACATCGCATTGGACGAGCCGCTGGTCGACGAGTTGATTGCCCATTATCTGGAAGGATTGGCCCGGCACGGCCTGCGGGTGGAGCCGACGGCTTACCGGCGCGTCTTCGACCTGACCAGCATGCAGCGCAATCTCAAAGCTGCCGGTCGATTCGTGTATATCGAGCGGGTGAAACACAACCCGAAGTTCCTCGCGGACATTCCACGCGTCCTGGGATATGTCCGGAGCAATCTCGCGAGATATCCCGAATTGGCGACGCTGCGACAGCACCTCACGCCGTATGTGCCGGAACTGCAGTGA
- the rhlE-2 gene encoding ATP-dependent RNA helicase RhlE, translating into MLNTTTVSQAESHDEAEPTSLTFRSLRLSDALLRDLTHAKYSEPTPIQAQAIPAGLQGKDVLGCAQTGTGKTAAFVIPMVERLAGQPAGPPRGLILAPTRELAFQIQKTVALLGRSRRVSATTVIGGEDMRIQVRGLQQQPTVVVATPGRLLDHMWNGTINMAHFTIVVLDEADRMLDMGFAPQLNQILDALNPERQTMLFSATMPADLADLARAGLREPVRIMVDPPAQAAHTVTHEVHHTTRDEKTSLLLKLVQENTGSVLVFTRTKHGADKVGRVLEQRGHRVGVLHAGRRLSQRKTALEGFRRGSFRVLVATDIAARGIDVANIGHVVNYDLPNTPEDYVHRIGRTGRMKTTGRATSFVTGEDHSQLRAIERLLGHSVPRAAGSPEPQRPLRPGSNGHGRPGSSGRAHDPRRGGMRPQRPEARPMVQGNRLESTRGGESMRPAHVASHDPHRHHPAGRPQGTPPAGQPRPRRWMRSPQQ; encoded by the coding sequence GTGTTGAATACCACGACTGTTTCACAGGCCGAGTCTCATGACGAGGCTGAACCTACCTCTCTGACATTTCGCTCCCTGAGGCTCTCGGACGCATTGCTCCGCGACCTCACGCACGCGAAATACTCGGAACCGACGCCGATCCAAGCGCAAGCGATCCCGGCCGGACTACAGGGCAAAGACGTGCTCGGCTGCGCCCAAACCGGAACGGGCAAGACGGCGGCGTTCGTGATTCCCATGGTGGAGCGTTTAGCCGGACAACCAGCTGGACCTCCGCGCGGATTGATTCTCGCGCCGACGCGGGAATTGGCCTTCCAGATTCAGAAAACCGTCGCCCTGCTGGGCCGATCGCGCCGGGTCTCGGCGACGACGGTCATTGGTGGCGAAGACATGCGGATCCAGGTGCGCGGCCTCCAGCAGCAGCCGACCGTCGTGGTGGCGACGCCGGGGCGGTTGCTGGATCATATGTGGAACGGGACGATCAATATGGCCCATTTCACCATTGTGGTGTTGGATGAAGCGGATCGCATGCTGGACATGGGGTTCGCGCCGCAGCTCAACCAAATTTTGGATGCGCTCAATCCGGAGCGGCAAACGATGCTGTTCTCGGCGACCATGCCGGCGGACCTCGCCGACTTGGCGAGGGCGGGACTGCGCGAGCCCGTGCGGATCATGGTCGATCCGCCGGCCCAAGCGGCGCATACCGTCACCCATGAAGTCCATCACACCACACGAGACGAGAAGACGTCGCTTCTCCTCAAGCTCGTGCAGGAGAACACCGGAAGCGTGCTCGTGTTCACGCGAACCAAGCATGGCGCCGATAAGGTCGGCCGCGTGCTGGAACAGCGGGGGCATCGCGTCGGCGTGTTGCACGCCGGACGCAGGCTTTCCCAGCGCAAAACCGCGCTCGAAGGATTCCGCAGGGGCAGTTTCCGCGTGTTGGTGGCGACGGACATCGCGGCGCGCGGCATCGATGTGGCCAATATCGGTCACGTGGTGAACTACGATTTGCCCAACACGCCGGAAGACTACGTGCATCGGATCGGCCGCACCGGACGTATGAAAACCACGGGGCGTGCGACGAGTTTCGTCACCGGGGAAGATCATTCCCAGCTTCGGGCCATTGAACGACTCTTGGGGCATTCGGTCCCACGCGCGGCCGGCAGTCCGGAACCGCAGCGGCCTCTCCGGCCGGGATCGAATGGTCACGGACGCCCAGGTTCTTCGGGACGAGCGCACGATCCGCGGCGAGGCGGTATGCGACCGCAGCGGCCCGAGGCGAGACCGATGGTCCAGGGCAATCGCCTCGAATCGACCAGAGGCGGGGAGTCGATGAGACCGGCACATGTCGCGTCGCACGATCCTCATCGGCACCATCCGGCAGGACGTCCGCAGGGCACGCCGCCGGCCGGTCAGCCGCGGCCTCGTCGGTGGATGCGTTCACCGCAGCAGTAG
- a CDS encoding oxidoreductase, which yields MEYVHLGRTGVQVSRLCLGTMNFGPHTTEADSGRIMSRALDEGINFFDTANVYGWKVGEGVTEQIVGRWFAKDKGRREKVVLATKVFGRMGTWPNESHLSALHIRRACEASLRRLRTDHLDLYQMHHVDRATSWEEIWQAMEQLVREGKVLYVGSSNFAGWHLVQAQELARQRHFLGLVSEQSLYNLTERTVELEVIPACQAYGIGVIPWSPLARGLLGGITKKPATGRRAEKNVRKELETLRPRLERYEAVCSRLGAAPAEVALAWLLHQPAVTAPIIGPRTVDQLDGALHALSRALSNETLKELDDIFPGPGGTAPEAYAW from the coding sequence ATGGAGTACGTGCATCTTGGACGGACCGGCGTTCAGGTCAGCCGATTGTGCCTCGGCACCATGAACTTCGGCCCCCACACCACGGAAGCGGACAGCGGCCGCATCATGTCCCGCGCGCTCGACGAAGGGATCAATTTTTTCGACACGGCGAACGTCTACGGCTGGAAAGTCGGAGAAGGCGTCACGGAGCAGATCGTGGGCCGATGGTTCGCAAAGGACAAAGGCCGTCGAGAGAAGGTGGTGCTCGCGACAAAAGTCTTTGGCCGCATGGGAACCTGGCCGAACGAGTCGCACCTCTCCGCGCTGCACATTCGGAGAGCCTGCGAGGCGAGCCTTCGCCGGCTTCGCACCGATCACCTCGATCTCTACCAAATGCATCACGTCGATCGAGCGACGTCATGGGAAGAGATCTGGCAGGCCATGGAACAACTGGTGCGCGAAGGGAAAGTCTTGTACGTCGGCAGCAGCAACTTCGCGGGCTGGCATCTCGTCCAAGCACAGGAATTGGCACGGCAACGCCATTTTCTTGGATTGGTGTCCGAGCAGAGCCTCTACAATCTCACCGAGCGCACGGTCGAATTGGAGGTCATCCCCGCCTGCCAGGCCTATGGCATCGGCGTCATCCCGTGGAGTCCGCTGGCCCGAGGCCTGCTGGGAGGAATCACGAAAAAGCCAGCGACCGGACGACGCGCCGAAAAAAACGTTCGAAAGGAATTGGAGACACTACGCCCACGCCTCGAACGATATGAAGCGGTCTGCTCGCGACTGGGCGCGGCACCGGCCGAAGTCGCCCTTGCGTGGCTCCTTCATCAGCCGGCCGTGACCGCACCCATCATCGGCCCTCGAACAGTCGACCAACTCGATGGGGCGTTGCACGCGCTGTCGCGTGCGCTGTCCAACGAGACACTGAAGGAGCTGGACGACATCTTTCCCGGACCCGGAGGAACGGCCCCGGAAGCGTACGCCTGGTAA
- a CDS encoding teicoplanin resistance protein VanZ, whose translation MEGTTSVVTYWESLHTKRWLYWVPVAGYAALIFFFSSLPNPTRELPSLFGDFNDKLVHVVEYGILAILLYRALRWGAGPWWASRAWWVAVIGAMAYGVTDEIHQSFVPPREADALDVVADTFGAMALTLVWRRTTESKDVRERG comes from the coding sequence ATGGAAGGGACAACCAGCGTCGTGACGTATTGGGAGTCCTTGCATACCAAGCGATGGCTCTATTGGGTCCCCGTCGCGGGCTATGCGGCACTGATTTTCTTTTTTTCTTCGCTTCCGAATCCGACTCGCGAATTGCCGTCGCTGTTCGGGGACTTCAACGATAAGCTCGTCCACGTCGTCGAATACGGAATCCTTGCCATTCTGCTCTATCGTGCGCTGCGATGGGGGGCAGGGCCTTGGTGGGCGTCGCGTGCGTGGTGGGTGGCGGTCATCGGTGCGATGGCGTACGGCGTCACCGACGAAATCCACCAAAGTTTCGTGCCGCCTCGCGAGGCTGACGCGTTGGATGTGGTCGCCGATACCTTCGGTGCAATGGCGCTGACCCTTGTCTGGCGCAGGACCACGGAGTCGAAAGACGTGCGGGAGCGGGGCTAG